Proteins co-encoded in one Rudaeicoccus suwonensis genomic window:
- the lgt gene encoding prolipoprotein diacylglyceryl transferase, whose amino-acid sequence MTAVASYLPSPTQGVFWLGPIPVRMYALCILSGIGAALWICGRRLEDRGYQREDALTVAWWAVPLGILGGRLYNVITSPQPYFGHHGNVWDAFAIWHGGLGIWGAVALGALGAYIGCRRTGIAFLDFADSAAPGVVLAQAMGRWGNYFNNELHGRSTDLPWRLKIYEWDETRGHAVHDALGHPIVLGYYQPTFLYEAIFCLVIALFIVWLDRRRILGRGRSLFLYIMLYPVGRIFMEWMRDDPANRILGQRVNVWVCILVFLGGLAGYLWSRKHHPNGVREHIAELSTPPDLGDSEDAGGEAGDTGDTGRSGVDGSSEQTAESSGKLEDASVDVVSGSAIAGRSSRDGVNGQGDAEADSPAK is encoded by the coding sequence GTGACCGCTGTCGCCAGTTATCTGCCGAGCCCGACACAGGGCGTGTTCTGGCTGGGGCCGATCCCGGTGCGGATGTATGCCCTGTGCATCCTGTCCGGCATCGGGGCCGCGCTGTGGATCTGCGGCCGCCGGCTCGAGGATCGCGGCTACCAGCGTGAGGATGCACTCACCGTTGCCTGGTGGGCGGTGCCCTTGGGGATCCTCGGCGGGCGGCTCTACAACGTCATCACCTCTCCGCAGCCGTACTTCGGACATCACGGCAATGTCTGGGACGCCTTCGCGATCTGGCACGGCGGCCTCGGCATCTGGGGGGCTGTGGCGCTGGGTGCCCTCGGCGCCTACATCGGTTGCCGTCGCACCGGTATCGCCTTTCTGGATTTCGCCGATTCCGCGGCACCCGGGGTGGTGCTGGCGCAGGCGATGGGCCGGTGGGGCAACTACTTCAACAACGAGTTGCACGGGCGCAGCACCGATCTGCCCTGGCGCCTGAAGATCTACGAGTGGGACGAAACGCGCGGTCACGCTGTGCACGACGCGTTGGGGCACCCCATCGTGCTGGGGTACTACCAGCCGACCTTCCTCTACGAGGCGATCTTCTGCCTGGTCATCGCCCTGTTCATCGTCTGGCTGGACCGCCGCCGGATCCTCGGTCGTGGCCGATCGCTGTTCCTTTACATCATGCTGTATCCCGTCGGCCGCATCTTCATGGAGTGGATGCGTGACGACCCGGCGAACCGGATCCTCGGACAACGGGTCAATGTCTGGGTCTGCATACTGGTCTTCCTCGGTGGGCTTGCCGGTTACCTGTGGTCGCGCAAACACCACCCCAACGGCGTCCGCGAGCACATCGCAGAGCTGTCGACACCACCGGACCTGGGCGATTCCGAGGATGCCGGTGGTGAGGCCGGTGATACCGGTGACACTGGTCGCTCCGGTGTCGACGGATCCTCCGAGCAGACCGCCGAATCTTCCGGCAAACTCGAGGATGCTTCCGTGGATGTCGTGTCGGGAAGTGCGATCGCCGGACGGTCCTCGCGCGATGGAGTCAACGGCCAGGGCGACGCCGAGGCGGATTCTCCCGCGAAGTGA
- the trpA gene encoding tryptophan synthase subunit alpha produces MSESVASPPSAKTRLTQVLAEAKAQDRAALVGYLPVGYPDVDISIEAMVAMVEAGADIVEIGLPYTDPLMDGPVIQAAVTGALAGGVHVADVFRAARAVADAGAAAVVMTYWNPVLRYGVDRFAADLRAAGASGLVTPDLVPDEAAEWIAASDAHGLDRIFLVAPSSTPERLISTTAAGRGFVYAASLMGVTGARDSVGSQAQALVERTRAVTDLPICVGLGVSTPGQAHEVAGFADGVIVGSALVRCLVDATDIQDGLSQLRSLTRELAQGVRR; encoded by the coding sequence GTGAGCGAGTCAGTGGCGTCACCCCCGTCGGCCAAGACTCGGTTGACCCAGGTGCTGGCCGAGGCGAAGGCACAGGATCGCGCCGCGCTCGTGGGCTACCTTCCCGTCGGCTACCCCGATGTCGATATCTCGATCGAGGCCATGGTCGCCATGGTCGAGGCCGGTGCCGACATCGTCGAAATCGGCCTTCCCTACACCGATCCGCTGATGGACGGTCCGGTGATCCAGGCCGCAGTGACCGGAGCGCTGGCCGGTGGGGTGCATGTCGCCGACGTCTTTCGGGCAGCTCGTGCAGTCGCCGACGCCGGGGCCGCTGCCGTCGTCATGACCTACTGGAACCCCGTGCTGCGGTATGGCGTCGACCGATTCGCCGCTGACCTTCGCGCCGCGGGAGCATCAGGGCTGGTGACTCCGGACCTGGTGCCGGACGAAGCGGCCGAGTGGATCGCCGCCAGTGACGCCCACGGCCTCGACCGCATCTTCCTGGTTGCGCCGAGCTCGACACCGGAGCGGCTGATCAGCACCACGGCGGCGGGACGGGGATTCGTCTACGCGGCCTCACTCATGGGGGTCACGGGCGCGCGTGACTCGGTCGGTTCGCAAGCGCAAGCTCTCGTCGAGCGCACCAGGGCCGTGACCGACCTGCCGATCTGCGTCGGGCTGGGTGTCTCGACGCCAGGGCAGGCGCATGAAGTCGCCGGCTTCGCCGACGGCGTGATCGTCGGCTCGGCGCTGGTGCGTTGCCTTGTCGATGCCACCGACATACAGGACGGATTGAGCCAGTTGCGTTCACTGACAAGAGAACTCGCACAGGGGGTACGTCGGTGA